Genomic window (Plasmodium knowlesi strain H genome assembly, chromosome: 9):
GGCTAAAagcttatttattttgcgaAGGCAAGTAAGATGAGCCTACAAGCGCATACTTCGTGTGTTCATGACAAAGTTAAAAGGtttatgcacatatatacgagGTCATATATCGAAATTGTAAACgaacactttttttacatcattttttataaacattTTATCGTAACTATTTCACTgttgtaaaggaaaaaaaaaaaaaaactgtctcttaaaaaagcataatttttcttttttttggataaATTACGTCAAATTCATTTCGTATGCATATACGTAAATGCAGAAAATGGGTTACCTCTTTTTCTGGATTCACATAGTGCAATGGAGAAATGATATATTCAGATAAAATTGTCGTAGTAGTGAATGGCCTCCTTCCTCCGGCATGTTCACGCGAAAGTCTTTGACTCTCCCTTTGTAGTTACAATTTCTGGCTGTGTTCTACACATGAATTAAGTAAACCACCACAAGACAATGGAAGGTATCCTACAACGTGTTATAAATAAGAGTATACAAAAGGATATGAATAAGATGTGCGAAAAACTCCCTTTTTACTGGATGCAAACGGCACATTTGCAGAATGGTGAGGAGAGCTCAGAAGAAAGGATccccaattttattttcatctatGTGGctaaatgtacatatttggGGCATATGGACATGAATTtgcattctttcttttttaatcattaCGGTGTTGATgctttccttaaaaaaaaaatctgacTGTTTGTCGAAAAAAAGCCTAGTAGAAACACTGTTACGAGATGgtaaaggaagggaaaaatatacgttttaaaaaaagttctgCATATTATTGATTCTTAACTGGGTAAGACAGCATTGGTATGTGGTGCACACTATTGGAGGAAATCAGAAGGGTGTTAGTACATTATGAACggatatgtacatttttttttttttttttatgcctcTTTCTATTTACTTTATTCCTTGTTCTCTGTTTTCGTTAAGGAGAATTTCAAcaataattttatatttatttgagGTTAAGCCTGTGCAGTTGGTGCGTGATTGATGATGTGTCATTTATTGGAAGGTGTGTTGAGAGGGGGAGTTGTGTGTATTgcctattttttcatttgcttttcttttctttttcttttttttttttttttttttttttactttttaaatgGTCCTTTATGAGATTCGAAAGATTGTCAGTAATTTCCTTCTTACTGTTGCAGTTGAAGACGCTGTCCTTCAAATTTTTGTTAACTAATGTCTTTAAAGAATTGATAATGTCTCGCTTCAACCTGGAGAAAATTTAcgcaaatttttacaaaaaattttggtGTTTTATTGTTccagtatatatatgtatctatatatgtattttttcttaccgcGCCTTAGCGTAGGTGTGCACATTTTCAACATATGCCAAATTtggttgttctttttttttttttttttttttttcctacatgcttttttccattttattgaTGTGTTGAATTGACCCtttcttttatctttttcttttgtggaTAAATTCGTAAATATCACTTGTAggatttgtaaaaattggcaaaggTGGGAAGGGAACACAAATGCATATGCGCAGTTATGGAGTGTACCACGTgagctttatttttattgacTGTTTTTGTGTACCCCTTAGCAGGGATGTCACCAATGCAAATTTTGCCTGTTCTGTGAAAAAGTACAATGCATCCTTCACGATGTCGCGAAGTTATGCGTACACATaaatacaatatatatgtgtggtattatatatgtgtccATTTTTGCATTGTAATGAGCCCCTGCTTTTGTGTGAAAGCATGTGTAATTTTCGTCTCAATTGAGTTATCATTCATttaggaaatataaaattaaaggaaaaaaaaaaaaaaaaaatgtcaccTATGTGTGCGAGGTGAATTAAggaacattatttttatgtacgtgtatgtgttcatttgttcgtttccatatttccttttttttcgaggACGCGAGAAGTTTGCGAAATGACAAAGTGACGAACTTAAGTGGAAGAGAGGCTTTTCCCTTTGTCCGTGGTATGATTAATTATACCCATTGGAATACatcgtttttctctttgctCGATGGGAATTATTTGCCGTTTGGCATTAAGAAACATTTAAATGTGCGAATGTCGTTActtggagaaaatatttatgGGCATTTTCATCCTCCCCTTTTGTATCTTGAAAAAATGACGGAACGTAGAGCAAAAATGGTTAGGAATTCAGAGTTCAAATTTtcggaaagaagaaaataatgtgAAGTAGGGATTTACAATTTAGCCCTACGAATGAATGCTTTGAGGATCGGCTTCAACGAAAATACCCTCTTGTTTTAACACTACCCGTATATGTAGCCTTGCACTCTTCTATATGAACACATAATGCAAAATAATTAGGCACCTGGTGGAAAATTTTGTGTGTAATGTCCCATATGTGGGTGTAAATATAGGATAAGAGAAACTTCTAAATTACATGTTGCCAATTTAACTACTCCACCTCGCAGTAGGTGCAGAACAAATGTGATTAAATGTGTGCAGGGAGTAGGAACCTTAAATATACCCctattcatccttttttccttgcatTAGGATGGAACTTTTTTTGCAAAGGGGTTGGACATGATTGAAGATATTCGCGGCGTTAGACTTAGgcaaaattcaaaaatgttTAAGTGGTCATTATTGGACTTGTTATTTCAACTTCTCATTTCTGCTACTCACCTTTAGACTACTTTTCttcaattgtttttttttttttttttttttttttttttttgcactaaTTTGCAGGATTGTTATTCTTTTCGATATTAAAAGTTACCTATTTTTTGTCCAAGGttactattaaaaaaaaaaaaaaaaaatgctctcaACTATTCATAGTCCCCATTTGCAGGTGGAGTGccgcatttattttttccattttgagttTTATCAAATTAGGTAATAGGAAGCTTGAGCAGGTGTGAAATTAGCATAttcaattttgtttaaagGGAGtgtctctctttttttgttgtatcATTTCCCGTTCTCTAGGTCTGACCTTAAGCGTTTTCTCTCACATCTAGGAAAAGGGCATATATTTGAGAACATATTTTACTAAAAGAATGTGGaactttgttttttatatttttctcattattggCAAATTGAGCAACTACATTGTTGTACGTACACGTCTGTTTTgctattttatatttcctgtttttttttttttttttttttttttttttttgtgataacCCTGAGATTATGCCTTTCATTTGGTAAACACacattttgcacatttttgtgGACACCATTGCGATTAGCATTGTAAGGGCGCATTGCGAATTGGCAATTAGTAGCTACAGCACTTATGTCTGTGTTCCTCATTTGGAGTTTGCACGCTATTCTGCGCGAAGATTTTTCTAATCATATCACATGTAGTGTGCAAGTGTGCAAATGTGCAAAGGAGTGACGTATGgcttaaaataatttctatCCATATGCTTAAAAATGTTCAAGATggtaacagaaaaaaagagaagctCGAAATAAAACTGttttaaaatgtgtatgATTACAACTGAGAAGttaaagtattttttttttttttttcccacaatTCATGTTATGTTCATTTGGAGTAGTTGCGTGTGATTTCGCTTCTCTCGTTTGGTCATTTGGTGACTTATTTGTTCgttcatttgttcgttcatttgtttgttctgtttgttcgtttttttgtttgccttcccatttgcttattttcttACCCATTAGCTCGCTCAATTGTTTATTCTTTCTGTGTATGCTCTTATTCGAACTGTTTCAAGTAGCAGCTCACATTTTTgtgctccattttttgttcacaaTAAATGGGCCTATTGCTTACAAGGGAAAACGAAATCATTGTTCCTGCATTAGTAGGGGTGGTTTAATAAGGCACttttgtgcatatttttggGTAGGTACTTTCTGAAATTTTGTCTGTTcagttttgttttattttgtccaaGACAATTTATCAGGTGCTTGGAATGCCCTCACATAACAAGCCGAgcaaggggaagaaaaatgacgCACTGCTTCTGGCAAGTGGAGCATAAcggtgtgtgtgtatattcgTGTACATACTGATATGCGCCGCGTTTCTCGGTATAATGAAACGACAAAGGGGTGTGGAAGCAGAATTGCAGAAAAATCGAAATAAAGTCGAAGTAGCATTGAAGCGTAAATTAAAGGGTAGGCGCAACTTTCACTTTTCCCGCCAATACGGAGGTATAACCCTTCTAGCACCATAACTGCCAGAATTGCTCAGTTTAAGAATAGAAAGGTAAAGTTCTTTCCCTCCCCGCTGTGTACGTTACGTAACAGCGGAACGCAGAAGACATGGGGATTCATACACACCTAGGCATATACACATCGAGAGGTATATCTCTACTGCAAGGACGATAAGAAATCAGAAATATGAATACATTCAGTAAGCTATTTAGCAACGCATATAACAGCGCACATAACAACGAAGCAAAggaatgtaaaaaaggaaacgtgTCAAAAGTTGGTGTCACGCATACGTTGTTAAAAACTGCACCTAATCAGTATACGCAATGGAATAACGTAAATATtggaacaaagaaaaatgtggacATTGGAGAAGTAGTCAtaagaaatattaaaaaggaggaaccgGTGTTATTACCACATAGGGCACACAAACTTGTTGGATTTTCAAACGGTTCTGCGTCTAGACAAGTATGCAAACAGAGCAGTTCTTTCAGTGTGCAGACAAAAAGTAACTCCTTTAGTAGGAATGGAAAGAATGTAAATAACAGTGCATACTCATTATATAATCCGCACAATTTATTCAATGCGTACAGATTGAAGAATACTTATTACCACCAACAAAATGCTCTGCTGAAATATGAACCTAATTATCCTGACTATGCGGTGCAGAAAGGGAAATCGAATAAAACGGCTCAAGATGGAAAGATTATTTTAAAGCAAAAATTGTATCCTCCCAAGGATTACATACCTCACGCCGATATTAATATAAATGATTATTATAAACAGAGGAAAGGAGGATATTTTGATCATAACGATAATAAAAATAGTGGCAAGTACAGTAATTTAATACTTAGAAGTAATGCCTACCCCAATTGTGGGTTGCAAGGTAACTTAAAGAATTATGTGAACTTCCACCCCCTTGAATTAAGCACGAAAAATGAAGCACTACGTAGTGATAACTCTTATGGGAATGGGAAAATTGGAAGGTCATTGAGTCACATGAATCggaatgaaaatgaaaagaaaaatcatcTTAtcgaaatgggaagaaaaaatgtcgGACAGGAAGGAATGCCCAATAAAGCGATGGGGGGTTCGCTTATGGATCTTCTAAACAGTACCAAGCTTGGGCATCCCCCCGATGGTAACAGCAGTAAGAACAGCCGGAATGGCAATCATGTTATAAGTGACATAATATCCACCCCAGGTGGTCCACTGCACAGGAATGCACACCCTATGACGCACTTGACCCCAAATGGAAGTGGGACCCCCCTAAACGAAAAACAATATTGGAAAAAGCcaaatgaaaatttctttAGTAGAACCTACTCTCTTAAAAGTATTAGTAACAAAAGTGTAAGCAATTCGAAGGGAACGGAAAATCAATTTAACTCATCTTCACTTATTTCGAATGAAAAGAGAATGGGAGAAAAACCCATTCCAAAAGCAACTCCCCCAGAAAAGGTGATTCACGAGGTAAATTTACAACGAAATGGAGGGAAAAACCGTTGCGTGATGCAAATCGCAAACGGAAGCAAGCATGCAGAAGGAGAATTGAAGGCGAACATGAATATATGTGAACTGGGCAACGGATCAACACTCAATTTACAACAGAACAGATTCACGAACAGGTTTGATGACCCATGCGTGGTACAGAGAAGCAATGTGTTCATATGTTCGTCGAAAAATGGCAAATCGTACAACGGCAGTTATGGTAATTTCTTTGTCCCGCAGAAGAATAACCAGTTCAGAGGCGCGTGGAGCAACAACCAACGTGACAACAACCAGCGTGACAACAACCAGCGTGACAACAACCAACCCGATGGGAGTCAACGTGGTAAGAACAACCCTTTAACAATATCGACTAAAGAAAGCATTACTTACAAGAATGGCAGAGCGCCACGCCTTTATGTTGCGAACAAAGAGGCAAAAGATAGAGAGGAAAGGAGCCACAACGCCTTGAAGTATGTCCAGCCTGAGTCAGGATACAGGAAGAATGCCCCCATGGATGATAATAATGAAGGACATAATTTCACCCTACGGAATAACTTCAACCAAAGGAGCTGCAATTTTGTAAGTCCAATTGGGTACTACACTACGCAGGAGGACGAGGCAGGAAATGAACACAGCTCCATTGCGCAAAACGCTAtgcaaaaatttacaaatgaAGAGCTTCAAAAGTATTATGCACTTAAAGGGAAAATCCTTCAAAACTGGAACCATAATGGTAGCGCTTGTACGAAGGATATAAACGGTGTGAGGAATGACAGCACAGGTAATGAGGGTGCCGACCATGTGATGTTATCCAAAGGAGTGAGTCGCATTCGGAATTGTTACATTGATGAACCTTCTTCTGCTCGTGTCAATGACAGTAGCGAGGTAACGGTttcaaaaattgtaaaaaggaTCAACCCCGACGACAATGTGAACGTGATTAGCGGAAAGTGTGTTAAGAAGACTGCAGCCGAGACAGACCATAGGAACCATCACGGAAATTATAATGGTGGAGGAAAAACGGATAAGCAATGTAATAATAACGTAATTACATACGCACCTAGTGGAGGAACAGCTAGAGGTCCAGAAAAAGCGAGTATGTCCGAAATGGtaataaatgaaaagtgCAAAAGCAGGATGGCGGAGAAAATTTATCCTCAGAGTAGTTACTACGTAAGTGAGAGCAACGATCGGAGCGGAAAAGACGATAATAAAGCAAGTGTATATGACGCACTAAGTGG
Coding sequences:
- a CDS encoding dynein light chain, putative; this encodes MEKSMLKRDIINSLKTLVNKNLKDSVFNCNSKKEITDNLSNLIKDHLKSLTSNKYKIIVEILLNENREQGINVSTRLFFDKQSDFFFKESINTDTFHCLVVVYLIHV